The sequence gaaaagctttctagctggtatttttcgccaaatgcatagtaagatcatttacctacaatcgtatgtttttgattttttgtgaatcggactagtattggagaaatttgcaattttgcgtgaaatttcggcgacaaagcaagaggaagcagtgagttgtctcgcttcgacctgaccacggcgaagcgctacctacCTAcgctttttttctaagagggatcCCACTTTAAGTGGAGTGTTTATGAATCAAAAGAGCATCGAGTGAACATCACTAGCCGTAGACGCTCATTGAAACGTGTACTGACCGAAAGTCAAAGGTTCCAGGTACCGTCTCACGGGTACAAGTTAAGAAgtagaaaaaaaaccatttcaaAAAATCTAACTAAAAATTTCACTCTGGACGAATTACCTTGATTGGGTAAAAATTATCCAACATGCAGCACCTTTTCGGTCAGTGTGCAGCCCTACGCGATCGCATCACATCCGATCTACTGTATCGATCTCTCAGTTAGaaccagggatgtcaggttcacagattaatctgtgtttcacagattttgaattttctgcacagatttttaaaatgacacagatttctgaaaatgatcacagattcttgaataaatcacagattttcacagattttgtcgatcgagcacagtttagcaccaaaaagtacagagtggttgaggaaaaaggtacagagcgtgttggtagtgagaccttttttttgctcaccaaattgattatGAACTGCTATTGTGGTACGGAAAacagtcacagattttcacagacagataTTGGGTTTgaccacagatttttgaaaaaatgacctggcatccctgaataaaactagaacggcttgctggagatacgtttgtttcagtttctgctctattatagatcttccatatagaacttctagctgctgaatttgctcttaggcattcgaattgttacttgggagatGCATATGTTCTTAAAACATTAGAATTACTTCAAGCTATTTGTTTACTCatagaagacaaacacgagaaaaggtcctaagtacaaatgacagtttctctttgtttactttctcttttgagtaTTGCGGTCCGATCAGCAATCTTTCCAtttaacacttcacataggataatagcaaaaactatcaactttcgttatgcactgtagaatttgttggaaattactggaatttgacgtcttaattgaaagagaaagtaaaccaagagaaactgtcatttgcacttgggaccttttctaatgttcatcgagcataggttgaaaataagtttatatcACTATGCCCATTTGCTACCAACATATATCGCTGGAAGGTAATTTCTTGTGGactatatgtatgtgtgtgtgtaacaaggctggcaataatcaactccgtacttcatcatcactgaGTTCAGGTCACCTGCAAATCCAGAGCATCACtgagcgagttgagtaactggtaaccatttgtgtagagaaaacatcgtctcaacatcgtagtgtcaaacaatcagcagatgagcgctgagtgcaCATCAAATATTAGGAACCACagagagacgatttgtgagttgtgatttgatctgtttgtacatcaacaaatcgaatcagattcttatgacactgtctcgtttgtattccccatccacCTGAGTTACCATTGGCGGCCaacgttcgaatcgatgccatttctATCCAATTCTCAACACATGTCCTCGTATGCTGGAAAATACATTCGgttcagtagccagttgtgtttagctcgagacatgaagttctatcgtttatggtatacattacgcttttgttttcgtacattaatgctcGTGCTCGTTTCGAGTACCAGCAAAAAtaaaaccgaaaatctgggttgtgttggAAGCTCTCTGGTTTGAGCAGACATtcaccggtgtagctcggtactcagtactcactttttaaaactaggaatgaaaattagatgctataaaatcaaaactgagaaccataaTTTGATGccagcggtgctctgtataggtgattgtgtttgtttagatcagcaatgagtttcatctttaccatcattttacggaatgcatcgtaaatcatgaggtgagctgatgaatagaaaaaaaagagcctcatgagcgagtttttgccacccttggtgtgtaacaaaaatatgcactagattgtctcggagatggcaagaccgattttcccaatcttagaatcaaatgaaaggtctcttgatcccatagcctgctattgaatttcatctggatccgaagcaaaatgaattaaaaaagtgcactcgattttctcaggcccaaccaattttcacaagtttaggtaaaatgaaaggccttactgGTTTAGGTCCCCATATAATCATGTCGAAtttcctccggttccggaattactttAGGTTAATAAGTAATGAAATTCCATTTTCAAGAGCGTGTTTTTTACATCACACTAAAAATCGAGTAAAATACATTCAATTACCCGAATAATACTTCAATTGTACAGGTCTGGTTAGTTAATGAACAAATacgtttctggttccggaagtaccggaaaagtgCTCGTGTGCTTCAAACCGAAAATCACTACAATTTCTTAGAAACGGCaaactcagatttgaatgaaaattataTAATGTTTCCATAAATTGATATAGAATGTGATCCAaatccacttccggttccggaaatacagaaatacaaacttttttgatcttattcaatattcaaagaaaatctttttaaagaATCTctgagtaatatttatgaaaacatgagtaatattagaaaggcattaGCACACCACTAGGAGGAATTAAAcagtgtttgcctttctcatatagaaaggttatgcaatcactgtgaaagccgacttttgaaccgaggtccggagggccgagtgtcatataccattcgactcaattcgtcgagtagTCGAGTCGAcgtttgacttccggttccgaagttatggggtaaaatgtgcaaaaattgtgaaaataagtgcaccaactttttacGAAGATgtctaagccgattttcacaaacttagattcaaatgaaagctgttTAAGTCCTatgctaaattcctgaatttcatttggatctgacttccggttcggagtagtagatggcgcgaccgattttcacaaatttaggctcaaataaaaggtcctgtggtcccatgcagattactgaatttcatccagatccaacctccggatccagaaatatagggtaaagtgtgttaaaaattttataccatcactgaaaagggcaaaaAATGTAACAATATTTCTAAATCGACTTGAAGTCTTCTTCAATTTATAGTTTTTGtcagtagatggccaaacaaacaaatttagGTTATTTTCTCAAGAATCGACGAAAATTAATTTGAAGAATaccgcagtattatatatgatagtatgactgatatgagaaaggcatcattacaccactaggtggattgaaacatttatttttcaatttttacagaCTGCAactgatatttatttattttctcttAGATCTGTGTTGGCAATGAAACGTAgccaaaagccttggtattgcaTTCCGTTCGtagaatttgacattttgtgtaaacagacttcgcagtcgattattcgggtaacagaagtattttggtccactttaggattgattttattttggtccattttgtaaaaatatccaccaaattttgtaatatcttcgaaaaaaccttccgcaataggtaatataatgtgattagcttcaaattgatgcaacatgggttacttaacaaccCGATAAAATCGTTAAAGTTTATGTTAGGTGGGCCACAATGTCTCTGTTACCCTTGCGTTGATACGAtcatactgacactaaaaatcatTCCAAAATCGGAACTcgagcatacgacaactggtttgtaagaccagtgccctatgcattgaaacgCAAACgctatttttttcattcgtttCTTTGCAAAATACTGGAATTTGCCGAACCATTCGTTAGATGATTCCATTTTGTTTACAGAACTGTTCGGTAGTTGTTGGGCAGTTCAACTAAAATTTTATTACTGAACGATCCGAAATCAATTCAATCACcgaaaatgatgaaaattttgtaaaatattacactttttaaaattttaattgaaaaattctttttttttaagaaaatctaTATAAATTTCGCCCTAGTGTAAAATAAGTGTTCAGGCGATTACCTGTCATTACATTTGGCATCActgccaacgttgccaggtataccgatttatcggtatttatacagatatttgacctctataccgcaatacagatatgtactcccaaaatgcagataattcacggatcgtacagataaataccgattttcattgATAGCATGGAtagactttttttttctcaccaaaatgagctttggtgacatttccgtgatgacgagattctgataccgatatggaacagatagatttttgcgccgaataccgatttttggaaaaatgacctggcaacgctgatctCTGCGGTTATGAAACACTGAAACGTCAGATTCATCAACAAAAATTTGTAAACCAtcggaaaaaatcaatttttacacTGGAATAGCAGCTTTAGGCTCGAAATTATTATTACTTCAAGTTAGTCTGGTCCATTAAAACAAGTCGTTATGAGTGAGGTAAGTGAtataaaaaattcttattaaacgTAAACAACACTGTGTTGAACAGCTTTCAGTGCAAGACGACCGAAGACTTTGGATAGGTAATCTGGACAGTCGAGTAACTGAgtaagttgatatttttttgttcaatagtTGATATATAAATTATTCAGGATACAAGCAATCTTTAACCATTCCTTCTCTTTTCCAACTATCGGTATCAACTATTGAAAATTGCGCAAAAATGCGGGAAAATTGATAAGTTCGACATGTTGTTTCATCGTTCTGGGCCAATGGCCGGATACCCCCGAGGCTACGCTTTCGTGACATATGAAAGGGTATCTCAAACAACTTCAGTTATTCAAATTAGATTCCTGACAGTATTTCTATTACAGCAAAAAGACTCCGAAGCGGCATTAGAAATATTAAACGGCAAGTTGGTCGGGGACAAACACATGGTCGTTCGGTGGGCCAAAAATGTGAACCGCGATGAAATGGAGAAAACAAAGCCAAAACTACAGATACCTGCTCTAGCTGGGGGATCCAAAGCCGGCCCCAGCGGTCCGGTTAGTCAGCAGACCAAAATTCAAGCCCTGGAGGCCAAACTTAAGCTGATGGAAAGTCGATCGGATGATCTGATAATCAACAAAAGTATTACCAATGAAAAAGCGATTATCGAGAAGTATCAGTTCAACAAAACTCAGCCTCACCATCAGCAGCATCGGATGGATTCTTCCAAGATGAAACGCAACATGAATCGTGGGGGGAGAAATGGTCCGTACAAGTCTAGTAGGTTTAAATAGAGGGGCAAGGATCCAGTTTTCGTACGCTTAGCTAGCATAAATGTAGGGCATCTTTCGATTCTATTTCACTGCATGTTTGTCAATCTCATGAAGGGGTAATCGTACCCTTactcatctcaaatgcaccattTTGGTGTCATGTGttgaaggaaaaactcattggaGACCTGCTATCTCAGTCGTTCAACGCTTTGGAACAAAGAATACGATGAAAATTCACATCGAGTTTTTACGTCGTCTGTATTGGAAAATATTGGCACTGAATACATCGCAATCCGTTGACTGTataccgagtaatcagcaaagtTATGTGATGGttcgactaatgagatgacCGGTCGTACAATTAccctattttaaaaatttctataCGCATCTATCAGCAGTTTATtagtgaatgattttttttacaatatatatatttaaactactgactaatttactaattttaaGGTTAATAAACTAGAACATTGTTCTAATCCTTCATTTGATATATATACTTTCCGCGCATATGTTTTGGTACCGGAACAACACCGGGACAGGGTAACTGACCGGGGATCTCACAGATGCAATGTTTCATACAGCCTACGCCGAAGTTTGCAGGATTGTCCTGTTTTTGGGCCAACTTTGATTCTGCTTCGAGAGTTTCACtaggaaaaaaaaatgagaCTTGTTAGTTTTTTCGATGGCACTAATTGAAacactggcccttattaccggtatcactacacggtgaaaaccaagtgaaatgattgtgacccttattatcggtatcacttcacggtgaaaatcgagtgaagtgaatttaggtccttagtacggaagtcgcttcaaagaTAGAAGTAATTATTtgtatgaacttgatgtcattatgaacatcacgccatcaacatttcgttgaaaaaatgagttttttccactacagtgatcacgtcactatgcgtgatactggtaataggaaaaatcaagtgaagtgacatgtaagtgaagtgaatgtgaaagtggaagtgagaacggtaataagggccactgaATACTCAAAGACAGGATACATTGTTACAATAATAAGAAAGCTAATTTTCATTCTACATAAGAACCAGATTATCGCTTTCCTAAGTTGGAAGCAAGTTTAGAAGCATTGGGTAGGTCGTTATTTTGGTTGAAAAGACACTGACAGATACAATTTCTTCCAAACGGACTTTTCTTGCATAGAATAGTTCGATAGTGCTACGATAAAAGGGTCTAACTGCAAATTACATGTTTCTCTTTATTTACTATTTCCTTTGCGATTTACCGGagtgattttttatttgacgctttactctttgcaaaattttcaagttaaaaccacaagctttcgatttatattggaaactttcgaGAAAATACTGTAAtgactccgtaataatcaaaagagaaagtaaacaaagagagattCTTATTTggagttaggcccttttgagtTCTATCGAGTTTTTTCACATCAAgtcactcaaatttctcaggTTAAAAAAAACCAAGCAACCATTGATCAGGAAGATAAAATTGCCATTCGGTGAAAAAAAGAAATCGCAGAACAAGCGTAAGTATCAGAATGCTCTCCGATAGGGAAGAACAGCTACTGCAACAAATTTCCAATCTGGACATCCGGATTCAGCAAATGAAGAAAATAGAAGAATTCCCGGAAAATGTTCGCAATAGGTTGCAAGCACTGAAGAAACTGCAGTTGGAAATCCTGGATCAAgaagccgattttcaccaaaAAGTTTTCTCGCTGGAAGTGGAGTACCAGGAACGGTACGCCAAAAT comes from Malaya genurostris strain Urasoe2022 chromosome 3, Malgen_1.1, whole genome shotgun sequence and encodes:
- the LOC131436484 gene encoding probable RNA-binding protein 18; protein product: MSELSVQDDRRLWIGNLDSRVTEYQLLKIAQKCGKIDKFDMLFHRSGPMAGYPRGYAFVTYERQKDSEAALEILNGKLVGDKHMVVRWAKNVNRDEMEKTKPKLQIPALAGGSKAGPSGPVSQQTKIQALEAKLKLMESRSDDLIINKSITNEKAIIEKYQFNKTQPHHQQHRMDSSKMKRNMNRGGRNGPYKSSRFK